A single region of the Nakaseomyces glabratus chromosome D, complete sequence genome encodes:
- the YIP4 gene encoding Yip4p (CAGL0D01760g~Ortholog(s) have Rab GTPase binding activity and Golgi apparatus localization): MATDDQFIEPDFIEPDVPVRDGSNGNSSAAGSRGIAGLSGNMETSSGDWNRGTLDESVLATFKRDIYDINSKLKQVVYPHLPSHRYMATTSGDQDSAQGANEDIFNSSDFWAPLTFIILYSVCVSHAKGLFSSVFVSCWFVLVVMALHLKLTKPYQNATLLSYVSLSGYCMFPLVICGLLVQIVIPAVSHTLGTSPWKVRVSTLLRLTVFGFCFIWSFTCSAIVTRSKGFVQLYPLALCLFGLAWLSMIL; the protein is encoded by the coding sequence ATGGCTACAGATGATCAGTTTATAGAGCCTGATTTTATAGAGCCTGACGTTCCCGTTCGAGATGGCAGCAATGGAAACTCAAGTGCCGCTGGAAGTCGAGGTATAGCTGGTTTGTCTGGCAATATGGAGACCAGTAGTGGTGATTGGAACAGAGGTACGTTGGACGAGAGTGTCTTGGCAACTTTCAAGCGAGATATCTATGATATCAACTCGAAGTTAAAACAAGTTGTGTACCCGCACTTACCTTCGCATAGGTACATGGCCACCACGAGTGGTGACCAGGACTCTGCTCAGGGAGCCAACGAGGACATATTCAACAGCTCTGACTTCTGGGCACCGCTGACCTTTATCATACTGTACTCAGTATGTGTATCGCACGCAAAGGGCCTATTCTCGTCTGTGTTTGTGTCCTGCTGGTTCGTGCTTGTGGTGATGGCCTTGCATTTGAAACTGACGAAACCTTACCAAAACGCCACATTGCTCTCATACGTGTCTCTGTCCGGGTACTGTATGTTCCCTCTAGTGATATGCGGACTTCTGGTACAAATAGTGATACCCGCAGTGTCCCACACACTGGGAACCAGCCCTTGGAAGGTCAGAGTCTCCACTCTGCTCAGACTCACGGTGTTCGGGTTCTGCTTTATTTGGTCCTTCACATGCTCAGCAATCGTCACCAGGTCGAAGGGCTTCGTCCAGTTATACCCGCTCGCACTCTGTCTCTTCGGCCTTGCATGGCTATCGATGATTCTGTAA
- the RFC5 gene encoding replication factor C subunit 5 (CAGL0D01738g~Ortholog(s) have role in DNA strand elongation involved in DNA replication, UV-damage excision repair and Elg1 RFC-like complex, cytosol, nucleus localization), producing MSLWVDKHRPKTLKTLSYNDDLTRFLSSLAMNPRDLPHLLIYGPNGSGKKTRCMALLESIFGSQVYRLKIDVRRFVTPSNRKLELNVVSSPYHLEITPSDMGNNDRVVIQELLKEVAQMEQVDFQDGSSGIANRFKCVIINEANSLTRDAQAALRRTMEKYSKNIRLIMLCDSMSSIISPIRSRCLMIRSPAPQMKDITKTLKDVASEENVNIVDQVILDKVANESNGNMRLALLMLESMSLSNEMQLKENTPVIKPDWMVVILKLANKIKKERSVSSLVECRAVLYDLLAHCIPAKVILQELAFALISDKTTPDSSRVEIIDHASVFDERLCLGNKAIFHLEGFIAKVMCTLDK from the coding sequence ATGTCTCTTTGGGTTGATAAGCACAGGCCTAAAACGTTGAAGACTCTGTCTTACAACGATGATCTAACGCGGTTTCTCTCTTCCTTGGCTATGAATCCGAGGGATCTTCCACATCTGCTGATATATGGCCCCAATGGATCTGGTAAGAAGACAAGGTGTATGGCTCTGTTGGAGTCTATCTTTGGTAGCCAGGTGTATAGGCTAAAGATAGATGTCAGGCGGTTCGTGACGCCTTCGAACAGGAAGCTGGAGCTAAATGTGGTTAGTTCTCCGTACCATTTGGAGATCACTCCCAGTGACATGGGTAATAACGATCGTGTTGTGATCCAGGAGCTTCTGAAGGAAGTTGCACAGATGGAACAGGTCGATTTCCAGGACGGGAGCTCTGGTATTGCCAATAGGTTTAAGTGTGTGATAATCAATGAGGCCAATTCATTGACTAGGGATGCACAGGCTGCGCTAAGACGTACCATGGAGAAGTACTCAAAAAACATACGTTTGATCATGCTGTGTGACTCTATGTCATCTATCATCTCCCCAATAAGGTCGCGTTGTTTGATGATCAGGTCACCAGCACCACAAATGAAAGATATAACGAAAACATTGAAAGATGTTGCAAGTGAAGAGAACGTCAATATCGTAGACCAGGTAATTCTAGATAAGGTAGCCAATGAGTCAAATGGTAATATGAGACTTGCTCTTTTAATGTTGGAGTCAATGAGTCTCAGCAACGAAATGCAATTAAAGGAAAACACTCCCGTAATCAAACCGGACTGGATGGTAGTAATATTGAAACTGGCCAACAAGataaagaaagagagatcGGTAAGTTCATTAGTGGAGTGTCGTGCTGTCCTATATGACTTGCTCGCTCACTGTATACCGGCTAAAGTGATACTACAGGAATTAGCATTTGCATTGATCTCTGATAAAACAACTCCAGATTCCTCCCGTGTAGAGATTATTGACCATGCTAGTGTTTTTGATGAGCGTCTATGCTTGGGTAACAAAGCTATCTTCCATCTTGAAGGTTTTATAGCAAAGGTTATGTGTACTTTAGATAAGTAG